taaaataaaatttatgctttaatatattaatttaattattatgacTTGCCTAGAATTGGAtgtgtttaaaaaaatatatatttataagtagTTTGTAAGTAATATTTACTATGAAACTTGAGTAAcgtaaataaatactaaaataaaaaacAGTAATATAGCTTAAGTTGTCCCAAATTTTAAACTAAGCTTTTAGCTTAATTAAAACAAGGTAGTTTTTTAGCGACAATACTTTAGTTTGACTTAGTTATTATTTTACATGACATAGTTTTGATTACTTTTAGCatagtatgtatagtttttgtGAAATATTAGCATCCAAATCAATTTAGATAGGACTACCTTCATCTAATATAGGTCAAATTAAAGCTCAGGACAAATACAAAGCAAACTTTGTTGCTTTATTCCatattttcttcttctatatttTAATAACTaccttaattaaataaattacttaaagattatttattaaaaataatgtcTTCTTTCCATACTACTTACCATTATTTACTTTTATTTCTAGTTCATGACAACATTTTTCTagcaaaacatatatataattttaaaactaaattgGTTGTTTGTAATTACATTAAAGCTTAATAAATTTAAACAGTATGATAATTTTATAATGCTATAGCATAGCACGTGTGCACACTATACTAGTAGTAAAAGATATATGTTTGGATGTTTGGATTTTTAAAGGATCCTTAATTTTACATTGTTGTGGTGCTCGGGTTTTTGtgatttctctttcttttttataTATTCTGTTAGCTGTTAAGGGCATAGtatttttttaactattttttaatattatgctCATGGTGGATAAATAATAAAGGATGAGGATCTGAGGTGGTCGGAGAGGAGCCCACAGCGAGGCTCCAATTTCAGTGTTCAACTTTCTCAAACCTAAACAGTAAACTCAAACCCTCACAATGCTATCCCTtaattaaacatataaaataCCAATGTAACTATGTTGGTaatcaaaattttgaaataacCAAGTCTAACGACTAAGTAGAATAAATCTAAAATAAGTaactcataaataaataaaatacaaaataatattttaataattctttCAAAATAATTTTTGGAACATAATATCGAGTAACTGTGACAAGGTATTGAATTTGAATGTATTCGACAAGGTGTGAAGTATCAAGAAAATTGTGTTGCaaatcattataaaaaaaaaagtaaaaacttatttttttcactcactttatatatatatatatagaagcatAGCAATGTCATATATAATAATACACAACCATGACGGTCGAAATACTACTAAAAGTGATTTTAGAAATATAAACTTTGAAGAGGGAAAAAAACTACCAATATCTAGAGGCAGAGATTCTCAcacaaaacaaattaatttaCAAAACATTGTTTGAACATTacaaaaagaatatatatattatacatttcACATTGACAAGATATGTTCAAAATAATTTTCTATGTTTCTCGTGTGAACTTGAACTCAAATATATGACAAACCCAACCAACCAAATGAAATCAaacaaacataaacaaaacagcaaaagaaaaaaaaacaagaacaaaaaaaataatgaagTAAAGAACTTCCCGtccattggaaaaaaaaaataaaaataaaataataatgccCCGCAGACCAAAACTCTCTAAAGTATTTAATGCAAATACAAGCAAAGACAAAAAGTTGAGACACCAATTCAATCCAGCTACAAAATTCAGGATTTACTACAGATTCAGCTAAAGCAGCAGCGCTAAACCCACCCTATTTCAATCACGATTGATATTCATAACTATATCTAAGAAAGCCACTCCTGTAAGAAGTTCACTTTACACGACGCGTATGATTCATCGTCTCCTGTCAAGAGGCCCCATTAGCCACAGCTGCAGTGTGCTGCTGAACTGAATATCCATACCCACCATAACCTTGCCCTCCGTGATGTGATCCGTTCCACTGGTTACTCGAATCTCCTCTCCACTGTTAAATTCAAAAAGTCAATCATGGACAACAAAGAAAGAGAGATAGGAGGCATAGGAAATTTGTATCATGAGAACATAATTCAATTGTGACATTATTTAAGGACCTGGAAAAACAGTCACGATGATGCACGAAACTTCAATAAGAGCTTAGGATACTAAAGTAGATAAACTATAGAAAAAAGATAAAGCCTAACTCTGGAGCAGAACGTTAAATTTGGGTAAAATGTTCACATACACCAATTGAACCAAACTAACGCATACGTGCAATTAGTGAAAATAACATTATTTGTATGTATAATACAGCCAAACTAACAGACTTTTTCTTTTGTTGACACAAAACTAAACTACACAGATATTAATCGAAAGAAGTTTTTCTTTGGAAAGGTGGACAGTCAAAAAAACCAGAGAACAATATGCAAAAACAAATTTACCTGCTTGTTTCCCGGTGTGCGACCCCATGAAAGGCGAACCGTTTGCTTGCCAATTATTGTTCCATTTAATGTCTGGATTGCACTTTCAGCGCTCTTTCTGCAAATACAGACATAATCGGCTTCAGTCTTGTAATTTTAAAGTCAGGCGTGCTTTCTCTCACTAAATTTCCAACATATAATGTATAGAATTGATGTTATAGATTTTTAATGCTGATTGAACAAACGTAAGTCTTATTAAATAACTGCTAACTAGTCGCCATGACATCAAGATAAGAAGGTTACCTATTAGCAAACTGTACAAAACCACAAGCTTTTCCAATGGGAATTTTAACAGAGACAATTTCACCAAACTGGGTAAAAGGCTGCCTGAGGTCCTCATCACTGACATCAGCATCAAGCCCACCAACGAATATCTGAAACGAACATCAGGTTAGCAAATCAGACATCATTTCTATAAAAATATACCATGGAAGACTTGGACTCACAGTTGTGTTATTTGACTCGCTGTCAGACTGAGGACTTTGGGATACGACACCATTTGAACCATGTCCACCAGCCAATACCAGAGCTAATGAAGAgagaaaaatgaatgaaaattatTCTCTCACTACAAATCAAGGTGAAAACAAACAGATATTGAAGATCAGCACTTTTTTTCAGTAATGACAGCAAGTTAAACATGTGTCCTTTTTATGGGATAGGACGAAGAGCAATTAGACGAGAGCACTTTTTTCAATGAAAACAGAACATCTATACTTACAAATAGAGATATGATCACATTGATTCAGAAATTCTGATTATTGCTATTTTTTGTACGGTAGAGTAAAAAGAAAATTTGCTCCTAAACTAATGACGCTGCACAATATACATTACGAAAAACCATTGACGATTTGAAAGCTTCTCCCTTTTGACTATTAAATAAGGTGATGTCAAACCAAGTGAGAATgagaaagataaagaaaaatatattgaaACAAAGGAATTTAAAGATTAAAGAGACAAAATACTAGAAAGAGAGCAAGAATGCtggtaaagaaaaaaaaaatgtgggTTTTCAGGGAACGAAGAACAATTAGGTCTACACCAATTGATGTAAAAAAAAGTGAGAAACAGACAAGCgtataacatataaatatataggagTCAGTAGAAAAAGAGCATGAATGGTAAaacaataaaattcaaaattagaAGAATTTGAAAACGGGACAAGCATATAGCGAACAGCATAACAAATAAATGAGTGAGAAATGGTATAGATGCTGATAACTTGAGAGACCCAAAAAAAAAATGCCAACATTATATCACAAGAACTTGAAGCATTTATTTTACAAACCACCCCAAGTCCCTCAAACCTCAAACATACACAAAGATACATGCagttttttataatattttcggAATTACCAAAAATGAGGGGGAAAAAAATGGTAACACAAACATTGAAAAGAGGTAGCGGACTAAAGGGAATGAAGTTGCGTAGAATAACACAAGCAACAGGACAAGCTAACCCAAAGTATACAAGACTGGTGTTTCAAATGAAACAAATATTACTAAGTGATGAAAGAAACAGGTATTATGGTGCattatatttattcaaattagTTGGAAAGGTGAACAAAAATTAACAACACTTAATACGGCTTCTTCTAATTCTTGAAATATctcaagaaggaaaaggaaaaaggAAATAAGAGTTGTACAAAGATTTAGCACAAAAAACCGAAAGCCAACATGATTGAcctaacaaaaaaaaatggacTGTTCCATAAATACTATAAATGGGAGAATTTAAATCACCTCACATGTGTATCTATAAATATATTCATTCTCAAATCGTGAAACCAAGAGCTAGAAGCAATAAAAACAGACCTTGTGAATTATATTGTTGCTGGTACCCAGATGATTTTTTGGGAGTAGCAACACCGATGCGCATGGGTCTGCTTGAACAGTACACGCCATTCATTTCTGCTATGGCCCTTGTCCTCTCATTTTCATCACTAAACCTAACAAAACCATAACCTTTTGAACGACCAGTATTTGAATCAATAACAACTTTAGcagctttaactgatgaaaatCTACTAGAAAAGGTTTCCTGCAATACTGCATCAGTCACATCTGCAGCCAAATCTCCTACAAATATAGATAAATCAGAGCCAGAATCTGATCTCTTTTCACCCGCACTGAAAGTCGCCCAATTTAAACGGAACGGCTGCTCTGTGTTTGGCATCACTGTACCATTAAAGCTCTGTAGAACTTTCTCAGCTGCTTCACGTGAATAAAACTCCACAAAGCCATATCCCTCTGACTGACCGGTTTGCTTATTGCGTATGACCTTCACTGAGAAGACCTGCAATATTAAGATCAAAAGTctgaaattaattataaaaaaaaaaagtgcttGAGAGCAGCTAACTTGACACTTTATAGCAAGTATATATAGGAAACAAAACCATAACCTAATTAAAAAGCATTTAACATAAATACTTCTTGTGTCTAGGTTTTGGATGAAGTATGAACTGTGAGAGAGAagaaatcaaaaaaataaaatcgACAGTAAAAAAAAAGATCTGTCATTAGTAATCTCAATTCAACCAAAACATTTAGTCGTCAAATCAAAACTTACTCCTGCCTCAGTCTCCTCTCCAAAATGGATGAAATGCAGACAGGTCGAAAAAGTCTTCTAATTCTATGAATACTTATTAAGTACATATTTAAATAGCAGTTTCATCCGTCTTTATTTAAGTCAAACCAACAAGGCTAAACAGAATTTGGGGAAAGAAACAAGAAATGTCTTCATAACAAGATAATGTCATTCTATAAGCAAAAATCACAAAGGAACGTTAGTATCCTTCTGAATACCAGTGTGCCAAGTATATTTCTCAATCACCTATATCTCCTTTTACTTGAAATAGTTTTTCCATGTCAAGAAATTTTGGAGAAAAAACTTCACTACCTAAATAGATTCTAAACAAACTCGATGCAGAAAATGACTTGAATATAGCCAAGATTCATAGAATAACATATTAGTTTTCTTCAATTCATGTCACAGCTTGTGCTCTGATAGTAAACATATTAGTTTATAATCTTAAATAACTAAACCATCATGACTACTTGGAATGTCGATCTACAATTCATGGTCAACATTTAAAAACAATGAAGTACATTCTCAATCACAATATTACAATTAAAGCAATTAACAAAGCACTCAAATCACTAATAAGTATCTAAAAACAAGTAAACGATCAAATATCGAAATAGGTTAAGCTTCAAACCCACAAGTTGCAAGTTTCCATAAGCAAGAACGAAAGTCaagattcaaaaaaaaaaactagttttaTTGAGAAAGCAGGAAAATCACCCAAGTGGGTACCTGGCCGGTGTGAGCAAAACATCCATGGAGGTAAGTCTCGTCCATCCAGTGATGAAGGTCGCCAACCCAGATCGTTCTGATCTCGTCCTGCTTGTGGGACTGGGAGAACTGCTTGTTCTGATGATAAGGATGCGGCGCCTGCTGCTGGTAATGGGGTTGTTGGTTATAAGCCGCCGCCGCCATGTAATGCTGCGGGTACATCATCATCTGTTGCTGCATCATAACCATGGCCGCCGCCGGGTACTGCATAGCCATCcattgttgctgttgctgctgttgcTGAGCccactgttgttgctgctgcggcggctgctgctgttgttgttgctgctgctgccgAGTCAGATCCCCACCACCACCGTTAGCTGTAGGCTGCTGCGCCATGAATATAACTCAAAAGATTTTGGTTATCGGggctctctccctctccctctccctctgaATCTTGTTGGGGGTGTGGGTAATTTTTGGTAGTTTCAACTTGGTGGGCTCTTAAGAGAGAGAGGAataagaggagagagagagagagagagagaggctgagTGAGTTTAGGATGGGTTATAAAGGAGGCGAGCGAGGGCGGTAGAGATAGTTGTAGATCTTGGATTTGGGGTTTGTTTATGTGTGTTAAGATGTATGTTAAGTATAGttttacttgttttttttttttttgaaagtatagttttacttattattattaatattacatttTACGACCTCGTTTACTACGTCGTCCTATTCCCTTTGTGGGAGAAAtattagaaagaaagaaagaaaaagagacCACGTTCGCCGTCCGTGACTTTATGGGACCCACACAACCCCCTCACCTCGCCTCTTGGCCACTTGCAAATCTAACAATAATTTTATTAGATATTATTTACTACTAAAATCATTTTTTAATCAAATTTCTTTTttagtaaaaaataataaacatttgTTTTTTTAGCTAAAtgttagatatatttttttaaaaaatcttatAACAAATTATATGtgttgtattaaaaaaaaaatacgagTCGAACTACTCAGTACGGAGTACAGCTGGCAGACAAGCGCGTAAAGAAAGCAAGACGCTAACTCTGGAGGAAGcagctcgagtcaaacttgacagcTTATGACAACTAGATAGTCTCCAAATCACCTCTTGCGCTGACAACTTAGTTCGAGAAGTGCATCATCCAGATCGTCTTCGTGAAGCTCTGAACATGACACGTGTCAGTTTAGACTAGTCCTGTGACACCCAACTCGAAGGAAGGGTTCAGCTCGCAGAAGCCTGGTCATGATgcacaatgaaggatcccaaaagactcagagattctTTATATGCCTCATAAAGGCCCATattttattatgcatttattaCTCGAGATAACGGGTGTAAATTCAATAGACAatcatatatttatgtaaatggaaaGTTACCCAAATTTGTCAATTACCAAATTTATGTACTGTTACCCAAAAATGTCCATGAGAatcccctataaataccaagggaATGGGCAGTAAAAGGGATTGACTTTCTGTAAGCAAAAACTCagttgaaattgtcataaacaatttccttcagagtcctaaacagatcaataagagtgactcgtggactagatagattcttaaccattgaaccacgtaaaattgtgtgagCATTTGCATTCTTGTTTTTTGCTACTTTTTATATATTTGGTTTAcaaaaagcctaatatctctattgtcgGATTTCTAAATTCCGTGTTgccgaaaaactgcgtcaacaggtTTGTGATTTCATTGATAGCATATTAGGCTTAATTCCACACGCATGTTTCACCCAACAGACACTATGGTGGTCACCCGAAATATGCGCGACAACGAGATAGAGCAACCAGATGATTAGGAGACTCACCATGCGGCCATCCCCACTAGAGAAGGTACATCTGCACAACGTCGTCCTAGAAAACAACGTATGGACCAAGACGATGCTGGGAGCCCAGCCTCACGCACACCAAATCCCCATCTTGGGTACCTGACAACTATCGAGATGGAAAACGCCCAGTTAAGGAACCATCTTGCCCAGGCtaacaagcagattgaggagattttggctcgattaccccctcctgcaaccgatgctaatgtcggaaggaggcaaagtgggtcccacatatcccacaggaataatcgacccAATATCAGTCGCTCTATCAGAACTGCAACTCCGAGTTCCATACTTTCTGAACGAACTCTGCGAAACACTCAACTTGTCAATCCCCACATGAATCATCGACCTCTAGTCAGATGTTCTATTCGAACTGCGACCCTGAGTTTCGTACCTTCTGAATGGATTCCACATAATGCTCAACCTGCCAACCCTCGCATGAATAACAATTCAACTCACACTCCTAGGAATCAGCCTGGCCAAACAGGGCGAGCTGAGACCGATTCGAGGAGAAGAGACATCCCAGGAAATCCATTCGTGCCTCGCCCAAAATCTCTGAACAGAGAAATGAACTTGCCCTGCCTCCAATCCGGGAAATTGGAGTAGACCAAGGGCGAGCTATTCTAGTTCGTCCAGATGGAATAAAGATAGCTTCACCAATAAGGTATCCTCTATCGCTGATTCGACATCTGACGCCACCTCGCCCACAGCGGAATGCTTCAGCCTAAGGgaatagcaggagaaatcctcccccctcAAAAAATGTTTATATCCCACGGCCTCGCATTAATAATCCAGGTCCTTGGTCCCAGCTATGAGCTGTAAGCTTCACGAATGGAAGCTAGTAAACAGAGAGCCATCGCAGAGGCAGGCACAAGAGCAACCTGAGGAATCATTTAAGCTTCGCACAAAGCCTTCGCTCCGACCCACATTTAGACTTGTGTGATCATATGAACTCATAAAGAGGACATCCAACTTGCCACGATGATTTGAGTTACACTCAGGCCAGGGGAGATACGTCTATTGTACGTCATAATGGGAATGTCCTGCCTAACCGAGCTCAAtcttggagggataataacccatctaacgcatacaataggatgggagctgataATTatctcccaaataacctagagaccaaggatccaaccctcgagcggcTGGCCTAATGGAGGAGCAGATGAAAAGACTCTTGTCTAGAAAAGGCATTGATGActgtgattctgatgaggagcttgagcctttcgCTCCCCATATTGTGGCACCCTGTATCATGTTGGCTTCAGGATGTCGACCATGGCCACATATAATGAGAACCACTGATCCGTCCAATCACTTGCGGGCCACCCACAACGTAAATGTCAACCTAAGGTGTATTTTGTTCCCTACAACATTGACTGGACCAGCCAAACGGTggtttaataaatataaaaaacattCAGTCACCTCCTGGAAAAAAATTGTCTTCCGAGTTCAAGAGACAGTTTTGGGCTGCAAAAGAGAACCGAGTAGAGTTCGATTCATTGGCTGACATCAAAAAGCAGCCCGGTGAATCCCTAAAGGCATATCTCAACTGATTCACAAATGAAGCGGCCCAAGCTAGAGACGCTGAcaatagctctaagctcatggctatgaggacaagAATCACTGTAAGAGGAGATTTGTGGAAAGAATTACAAAGAAAATGAGTAaagagtgtagatgagttcttggtttgagctcaataatggataaatctagaagagGCAGAGTCTGTTGTCGTAGGAACCACCTAGACCCTCGTTCAGCCCAGTGGAGTGGTAACGGAAGCTATAGCTGTAGCTCAGCCCGCTACCCAAATTACTAGTCGAGGGGTAGTAAAtggaaagggaatggtgagggcgatcAAAACAGCTCCAAGAAAAATAAGCACGGGGATAAATATTCCTCCATCTACACCGCCTATACATATTAAACGGATACACGAGAACATATTTATTTAGCTAACTCTACTTGCCTTCTATGGAAGAAGCCCAAGCCCATGAAGCATCAAAGGGTGAAGAGAGATCCATCTAAATTTTGTTGATATcataatgacattggtcacaacactgacgattgtcgtcaactgaaagatgagatcgacaCTCTCATCTGGGCTAGACCATTAGGACAATATGCTC
The genomic region above belongs to Humulus lupulus chromosome 1, drHumLupu1.1, whole genome shotgun sequence and contains:
- the LOC133797836 gene encoding polyadenylate-binding protein RBP47-like, giving the protein MAQQPTANGGGGDLTRQQQQQQQQQPPQQQQQWAQQQQQQQQWMAMQYPAAAMVMMQQQMMMYPQHYMAAAAYNQQPHYQQQAPHPYHQNKQFSQSHKQDEIRTIWVGDLHHWMDETYLHGCFAHTGQVFSVKVIRNKQTGQSEGYGFVEFYSREAAEKVLQSFNGTVMPNTEQPFRLNWATFSAGEKRSDSGSDLSIFVGDLAADVTDAVLQETFSSRFSSVKAAKVVIDSNTGRSKGYGFVRFSDENERTRAIAEMNGVYCSSRPMRIGVATPKKSSGYQQQYNSQALVLAGGHGSNGVVSQSPQSDSESNNTTIFVGGLDADVSDEDLRQPFTQFGEIVSVKIPIGKACGFVQFANRKSAESAIQTLNGTIIGKQTVRLSWGRTPGNKQWRGDSSNQWNGSHHGGQGYGGYGYSVQQHTAAVANGAS